Proteins from a genomic interval of Gammaproteobacteria bacterium:
- a CDS encoding chemotaxis protein, translating to MANVLSKVDERTQLVGHNRLELLLFRLDGKQRYGINVFKVREVISCPTLTRVPHSHPAVIGLANLRGQTISVIDIQMAVGKPKVEDVSHCSVIVTEYNRSVQGFLVPKIEHIVNKNWDEVQMPPAAAGKGHFLTAVTRIDDELIEILDVERVLFDVTGQRLDEAEADSVDEDFRAVAAQYFVLVADDSSVARHQIERTMKQTGVDGVLVEDGAKALKLLQQWRDNEPDKLAKLALVISDVEMPEMDGYTLTSNIRRDPKLRDLKVLLHTSLSGVFNSSLLEQVQADGFLSKFDREELGEQIRGFVTEFAKAH from the coding sequence ATGGCAAACGTATTGAGCAAAGTGGATGAAAGAACCCAGCTGGTTGGACATAACCGCTTGGAATTATTGCTTTTTCGTTTGGATGGTAAGCAGCGTTATGGCATTAACGTATTCAAGGTCCGGGAAGTGATTAGTTGTCCGACATTAACCCGTGTACCTCATTCGCATCCGGCAGTGATTGGTTTGGCCAATTTGCGTGGTCAGACGATCAGTGTGATTGATATTCAAATGGCGGTGGGTAAACCCAAGGTTGAGGATGTTTCCCATTGTTCGGTAATTGTGACCGAGTACAATCGCTCGGTGCAGGGCTTTTTGGTGCCTAAAATAGAGCACATCGTCAATAAAAACTGGGACGAAGTGCAAATGCCGCCTGCGGCCGCCGGCAAAGGACATTTTTTGACCGCGGTGACTCGAATCGATGACGAACTGATTGAAATTTTGGACGTTGAGCGCGTTCTGTTTGATGTAACTGGCCAGCGGCTGGATGAGGCCGAAGCTGATAGCGTCGACGAGGATTTTCGTGCTGTCGCGGCCCAATATTTCGTATTGGTGGCGGATGATTCTTCTGTCGCGAGACACCAGATTGAGCGTACCATGAAGCAGACCGGGGTGGACGGCGTGCTTGTTGAAGACGGCGCTAAGGCGTTGAAATTGTTGCAGCAGTGGCGCGATAACGAGCCAGACAAGCTAGCTAAACTGGCCTTGGTCATTTCGGACGTAGAAATGCCGGAAATGGATGGTTACACTCTGACCAGCAATATTCGGCGTGATCCGAAATTGCGGGATTTGAAGGTGTTGTTGCACACTTCACTGAGCGGGGTGTTTAATTCGTCGTTGCTGGAGCAGGTACAGGCGGATGGGTTCCTGTCAAAGTTTGACCGGGAGGAGCTTGGTGAGCAAATTCGAGGATTTGTCACCGAGTTTGCCAAAGCGCACTAA
- the flgM gene encoding flagellar biosynthesis anti-sigma factor FlgM produces MAVNNINGSAGAQIHALYGRVQGQSTSTEQQGTQHAASAPGSATADAVSFTSTAEQLRQAEKALANHPVVDSRRVDTIRDQIASGTFEINAPRIADKMIQMERMFGG; encoded by the coding sequence ATGGCTGTCAACAACATCAACGGATCCGCTGGAGCCCAAATTCATGCTCTTTATGGACGTGTACAGGGTCAATCCACCTCAACGGAACAGCAAGGCACGCAGCATGCGGCTTCAGCCCCTGGAAGCGCGACCGCCGATGCCGTCTCGTTTACCAGCACGGCCGAACAACTGCGCCAGGCCGAGAAAGCACTGGCCAACCATCCGGTGGTCGACAGCCGCCGGGTTGATACTATCCGCGACCAAATTGCCTCCGGCACCTTTGAAATCAATGCTCCACGCATTGCCGACAAAATGATCCAGATGGAACGCATGTTTGGTGGCTAA
- the flgA gene encoding flagellar basal body P-ring formation chaperone FlgA, with amino-acid sequence MLKTISLTFALLMPAIVFSQEKHDPEAIRQQVRDFTQQAAQSVSPSGTLIDLNVGKLSEFLNLQKCAETPELFVNNGNIGQRHVTIGVRCTTGNTWTVYLPVVIQRHAKVLVANRHLRRGQTLTTQDVREEILDLNSLSRGYLTDRNAIVGLVATHNLSNGLPLRSDTVYQGNTVSKGDKVTIAADLQGIAIKMAGEAMAKGMTGELIPVKNLSSNKIIEAEIVRPGVVQIRM; translated from the coding sequence ATGCTCAAAACGATTTCTCTCACCTTCGCGTTGCTGATGCCAGCGATCGTTTTTTCCCAGGAAAAACACGATCCGGAAGCCATTCGCCAGCAGGTCAGAGACTTCACCCAGCAAGCAGCCCAGTCGGTCAGCCCCAGCGGTACTCTCATTGATTTGAATGTCGGCAAGCTCAGCGAGTTTCTTAACCTGCAAAAATGCGCGGAAACTCCCGAACTGTTTGTAAATAATGGGAATATTGGCCAACGCCACGTCACCATAGGCGTCCGCTGCACAACCGGCAACACCTGGACGGTTTACCTTCCCGTGGTCATCCAGCGCCACGCCAAGGTATTGGTCGCCAACCGCCACCTCCGCAGGGGCCAGACACTGACCACCCAGGACGTTCGCGAAGAAATTCTGGATCTGAACAGCCTCAGTCGCGGTTATCTTACTGATCGCAATGCCATTGTTGGCCTGGTCGCCACCCACAACCTGAGCAACGGCCTCCCCCTGCGCTCCGACACCGTCTATCAAGGAAATACCGTCAGCAAAGGCGACAAGGTCACCATCGCCGCTGATTTGCAAGGTATCGCCATCAAAATGGCCGGCGAAGCCATGGCCAAAGGCATGACCGGCGAGCTTATTCCCGTAAAAAATCTCTCCTCCAATAAAATTATCGAGGCAGAGATCGTGCGTCCAGGAGTGGTACAGATCAGGATGTAA
- a CDS encoding TIGR04283 family arsenosugar biosynthesis glycosyltransferase yields the protein MAAPSISEIKISVVIPVLNEQVGIVAHLQRLQLLRQRGHEVIVVDGGSDDQTVALASPLADCVLQVGRGRARQMNAGAASASGDVLLFLHADTTLPEQVESELMCALRTHGWGRFDVRLSGSAWVLRLVERMMNWRSRLTGVATGDQAMFVRRPLFVGVRGFPEIPLMEDVALSKTLRRYARPWCSRLRVVTSSRRWEQNGPWRTIWLMWRLRLAYFLGVSPQELAKRYR from the coding sequence GTGGCGGCGCCCTCAATTAGCGAAATAAAAATCAGCGTGGTGATACCGGTGCTCAATGAGCAGGTGGGAATTGTTGCCCATCTGCAGCGATTGCAGTTGTTGCGGCAGCGCGGACACGAAGTCATCGTGGTCGATGGTGGCAGCGACGATCAGACCGTTGCGCTTGCCTCGCCGCTGGCGGATTGTGTGCTGCAGGTCGGGCGTGGCCGGGCGCGGCAGATGAATGCCGGAGCGGCTAGTGCCAGCGGCGATGTATTGCTGTTTCTGCACGCCGATACCACTTTGCCCGAACAGGTCGAGAGCGAATTGATGTGCGCGCTGCGGACCCATGGTTGGGGACGGTTTGATGTGCGTCTGTCCGGTTCGGCCTGGGTGTTGCGCCTGGTGGAGCGAATGATGAACTGGCGTTCGCGGTTGACGGGTGTGGCGACTGGCGATCAGGCGATGTTTGTGCGCCGGCCTCTGTTCGTCGGCGTGCGTGGATTTCCAGAAATTCCGCTGATGGAGGATGTGGCGCTAAGCAAAACCCTGCGTCGCTATGCCAGGCCCTGGTGCTCACGGCTGAGGGTGGTGACTTCCAGTCGGCGTTGGGAACAAAACGGTCCTTGGCGGACCATCTGGCTGATGTGGCGACTGCGATTGGCTTATTTTTTGGGGGTATCGCCCCAGGAACTGGCAAAACGCTACCGTTGA
- a CDS encoding flagellar protein FlgN has protein sequence MSPTFASIAKTLLEQQTSVAEQLLALLQKEYRLLKREDEGDLSDLTQAKLVQVNLLEDLTARWLGSLKQAKVEITLDSIHAALEKQDPGQSLGLVSLWEKLGAVASECQRQNTVNGAILVVREQTTQTALDILRGKVPGEEVTYSAKGRSSGYTAPRGSGGTLGKA, from the coding sequence ATGAGCCCGACCTTTGCCAGCATCGCCAAAACACTCCTTGAGCAACAGACCAGCGTTGCGGAACAACTATTGGCACTGCTGCAGAAGGAATACCGCCTGCTCAAGCGGGAGGATGAAGGGGATCTCAGCGACCTGACCCAGGCCAAACTGGTTCAGGTCAACCTGCTGGAAGACCTGACCGCTCGCTGGCTGGGCTCGCTCAAGCAGGCGAAGGTCGAGATCACCCTCGACAGCATCCACGCTGCACTGGAAAAACAAGACCCTGGCCAGTCCCTGGGACTGGTCAGTCTCTGGGAAAAACTGGGAGCCGTTGCCAGTGAATGCCAGCGGCAGAACACGGTCAATGGCGCCATTCTGGTGGTTCGCGAACAAACCACCCAGACGGCGCTGGACATCCTGCGCGGCAAGGTGCCCGGCGAAGAGGTCACCTACTCGGCCAAAGGGCGCTCCAGCGGCTATACCGCGCCACGCGGTTCCGGCGGCACCTTGGGTAAAGCCTGA